The Streptomyces sp. CG4 genome window below encodes:
- a CDS encoding RNA-guided endonuclease InsQ/TnpB family protein — MIRAYKFLMRPTVGQQGALAEMLRDHCSLYNGALQERRDAYRHASKTSIRYGDQSAPLKEIRAFDPKCQGRWSFSSQQATLRRLDKAFQAFFRRVKAGEKPGCPRFRGANWLDTVDFPRDGDGCRWDSTPHGPVTRVRFQGVGHVKVNQHRPVVGKAKTVSVKREGRRWYVILTAEQPEPEPLPKTGSVVGVDIGIANFLADSGGEFVAGPRHGRKAAAKLEAAQQDLARFPRVRRDKRTANHQRAVQKVAGLHRKVRRQRLDHAHKTALDLVREHDFIAHEDLKIRTMVKTPAPKPDPEQPGSFLPNGAAAKAGLNHSISDAGWGVFLTILHAKAESAGRDVIAVDPRDISRTCPECGHASAEDRPTQEKFHCVSCGHSAHADTVGALNVLRAGLVRRDANLA, encoded by the coding sequence ATGATCCGTGCGTACAAGTTCCTCATGCGGCCCACCGTGGGCCAGCAGGGCGCACTCGCCGAGATGCTGCGCGACCACTGCTCGCTCTACAACGGGGCGTTGCAGGAACGCCGGGACGCCTACCGGCACGCCTCGAAGACGAGCATCAGGTACGGCGACCAGTCCGCGCCGCTCAAGGAGATCCGGGCGTTCGACCCAAAATGTCAGGGCCGCTGGTCCTTCTCCTCGCAGCAGGCGACCTTGCGCCGCCTGGACAAGGCATTCCAGGCGTTCTTCCGGCGGGTCAAGGCCGGGGAGAAGCCGGGCTGTCCCCGGTTCCGGGGCGCGAACTGGCTCGACACCGTCGACTTCCCCAGGGACGGGGACGGCTGCCGGTGGGACTCCACCCCGCACGGCCCCGTCACCCGCGTCCGCTTCCAGGGCGTCGGGCACGTCAAGGTCAACCAGCACCGGCCGGTGGTCGGGAAGGCCAAGACCGTATCCGTCAAGCGTGAAGGCCGCCGCTGGTACGTGATCCTGACCGCTGAGCAGCCCGAGCCGGAACCTCTTCCCAAGACCGGCTCCGTGGTCGGCGTCGACATCGGTATAGCCAACTTCCTCGCTGACTCAGGCGGCGAGTTCGTGGCCGGCCCGCGCCACGGCCGGAAGGCCGCCGCGAAGCTCGAAGCCGCACAGCAGGATCTCGCCCGGTTCCCCCGCGTGCGCCGTGACAAGCGCACCGCCAACCACCAGCGGGCCGTCCAGAAAGTTGCCGGCCTGCACCGCAAGGTCCGCCGACAGCGCCTGGACCACGCCCACAAGACCGCTCTTGACCTCGTGCGCGAACACGACTTCATCGCGCACGAAGACCTCAAGATCCGCACCATGGTCAAGACCCCCGCGCCGAAGCCCGATCCCGAACAGCCGGGCAGCTTCCTGCCCAACGGGGCCGCAGCGAAGGCCGGACTCAACCACTCGATCTCGGATGCCGGATGGGGGGTGTTCCTGACGATCCTGCACGCCAAGGCTGAAAGCGCCGGACGAGACGTGATCGCCGTGGACCCCCGCGACATCTCCCGGACCTGCCCCGAATGCGGGCACGCCTCAGCGGAGGACCGGCCCACCCAGGAGAAGTTCCACTGCGTCTCGTGCGGCCACAGCGCGCACGCGGACACGGTGGGCGCCCTGAACGTTCTACGGGCCGGACTGGTCCGTCGCGACGCCAACCTGGCATAG
- a CDS encoding DUF1062 domain-containing protein — protein sequence MNTDRKALWAVRQSALPAVVRPCPDCSGTRHRPSGKIRVNASGKLLDVWLLLSCAACDRTSKVPVHERVHVSSLEPARLVAYEANDPAVVRELTMSASLAAKNGYRLDWTGSWQLETRTPLYALDDPTPLKVRVSFELPAPVRVERLLMRGLGLSRTAVRRMVGEGRIRLSLALDAKAHQDFELTLHGPGCVDAAKHPKLPGAPTDVRTDLSHVALRDTPQQWSRPAAGA from the coding sequence ATGAACACCGACCGCAAGGCCCTGTGGGCCGTGCGTCAGTCCGCCCTGCCCGCTGTCGTGCGCCCCTGCCCGGACTGCTCCGGCACGCGGCACCGTCCCTCGGGCAAGATCCGCGTCAACGCGAGCGGCAAACTCCTCGACGTCTGGCTGCTCCTGAGCTGTGCGGCGTGTGACCGGACCTCGAAGGTGCCCGTCCACGAACGCGTCCACGTCTCGTCGCTGGAGCCTGCTCGGCTGGTGGCGTACGAGGCCAATGACCCGGCCGTGGTACGGGAGCTGACGATGAGTGCGTCGCTCGCGGCGAAGAACGGATACCGCCTCGACTGGACCGGTTCCTGGCAACTGGAGACCCGCACGCCCCTCTATGCGCTCGACGACCCGACACCGCTCAAGGTACGGGTCAGCTTCGAGCTGCCCGCGCCGGTCCGCGTCGAACGACTGCTCATGCGCGGGCTCGGTCTCAGCCGCACCGCGGTACGACGCATGGTCGGGGAGGGGCGTATCCGGCTGTCGCTGGCTCTGGACGCCAAGGCGCATCAGGACTTCGAGCTCACCCTCCACGGACCCGGTTGCGTCGATGCCGCGAAACACCCGAAGCTCCCCGGTGCTCCGACCGACGTGCGCACTGACCTGAGCCACGTCGCGTTGCGCGACACGCCGCAGCAATGGTCGCGCCCGGCGGCGGGCGCGTAG